A single region of the Phycisphaerae bacterium RAS1 genome encodes:
- the fadB_1 gene encoding putative enoyl-CoA hydratase, producing the protein MAEFLRCDVNRQIATLTLNRPELHNALNDVFMAEIDEAVRRFGAETGVRAIVLAAEGKSFCAGADVNWMKRMVGYSVAENIADAMVLSNMLRRMRECPKPIIARVHGAAIGGGVGLTAACDMAVATTAATFCLSEVRLGILPAVISPFVTEKIGLTHARRYALTAERFDGVEAKRIGLVSEAVDTVEALDWWIDQVTTAIRNNGPAAVAACKRVLSDIQPFDWDGAQKLTTERLAHIRVSAEGQEGLKAFLEKRQPGWVAE; encoded by the coding sequence ATGGCCGAATTCCTGCGCTGCGACGTAAACAGGCAAATCGCGACGCTGACGCTCAACCGTCCCGAGCTGCATAACGCGCTCAATGACGTCTTCATGGCCGAGATCGATGAGGCCGTTCGGCGATTCGGGGCCGAGACCGGCGTGCGGGCGATCGTGCTGGCGGCAGAGGGCAAGTCGTTCTGCGCCGGGGCCGACGTGAACTGGATGAAACGCATGGTCGGCTACAGCGTCGCGGAGAATATCGCCGACGCCATGGTGCTCTCCAACATGCTCCGCCGCATGCGCGAATGCCCCAAGCCGATCATCGCCCGCGTGCACGGGGCCGCCATCGGCGGCGGCGTCGGCCTGACCGCGGCCTGCGACATGGCGGTCGCAACGACCGCGGCGACGTTTTGCCTGAGCGAGGTAAGGCTGGGAATTCTGCCCGCCGTCATTTCGCCTTTCGTGACCGAGAAGATCGGTTTGACGCACGCGCGGCGGTACGCGTTGACGGCCGAGCGATTCGACGGCGTGGAGGCCAAGCGAATCGGGTTGGTATCCGAGGCCGTGGACACAGTCGAGGCGCTCGATTGGTGGATCGACCAGGTCACGACCGCCATCCGCAACAACGGCCCGGCGGCGGTGGCGGCGTGCAAGCGCGTCTTGAGCGACATCCAGCCTTTCGATTGGGACGGCGCGCAGAAGCTGACGACCGAGCGGCTGGCGCACATCCGCGTCTCGGCCGAGGGGCAGGAGGGTCTGAAGGCGTTTCTCGAGAAACGCCAGCCGGGCTGGGTCGCGGAGTGA
- the ctaE_1 gene encoding Cytochrome c oxidase subunit 3, which yields MLWPLYLVPPGGHRDGRQGPDDDPVFGGLPPRAMGMIVFLISTGVLFVAGLAAFIIAVRLPATRWPPTNLPALPQTLWLSTGILLVSGATMQTALSAARRSRGLLLRVAITATTALAAAFLGCQWLSWVRYVRAGVPINAPDLFVFGFYVLTALHAVHVLGGLVPLVWVTVKSYRGRYAAGRHHGVWYCAMYWHFLGVVWIVLFAVLFVAI from the coding sequence ATGCTGTGGCCGCTCTATCTCGTTCCGCCCGGCGGCCATCGCGACGGCCGGCAGGGCCCCGATGACGATCCGGTTTTCGGGGGGCTGCCGCCCCGTGCGATGGGGATGATTGTTTTTCTCATCTCGACCGGCGTGCTGTTCGTCGCCGGCCTGGCTGCTTTCATCATCGCGGTGCGCCTTCCCGCCACGCGCTGGCCGCCCACGAATCTGCCCGCGCTGCCGCAGACGCTCTGGCTCAGCACCGGCATCCTGCTCGTCAGCGGCGCGACCATGCAGACCGCCCTGTCTGCCGCCCGTCGCAGCCGCGGACTTCTGCTGCGCGTGGCGATCACGGCCACGACGGCGCTGGCGGCCGCGTTTCTTGGTTGCCAGTGGCTGAGTTGGGTGCGCTACGTCCGCGCCGGCGTGCCGATCAATGCGCCCGATCTGTTCGTCTTCGGCTTCTACGTCCTAACGGCGCTGCATGCGGTGCACGTGCTGGGCGGGCTCGTGCCGCTGGTTTGGGTGACCGTGAAGTCCTACCGCGGCCGTTACGCCGCCGGTCGGCATCACGGCGTGTGGTACTGTGCGATGTACTGGCATTTTCTGGGCGTGGTGTGGATCGTGCTGTTCGCGGTGCTGTTCGTGGCGATCTGA
- a CDS encoding NanoRNase/pAp phosphatase produces the protein MLYNPPMLTATQFQDAAAWLTETRRPLLVSHQRPDGDALGALAALSLVLRQRGVTPYVALFDALPVKYEFLRDAAVWCVWEDSREVLMSDSDAVIVVDTCSLAQVEPMMKWLASAPATLVIDHHATRDALGTRPGDFRLFDESAGAICLVLLEWFESMGATIDPLMAGALLTGIGTDCGWFRFSNTDARMLRASARLVEAGASVNELHARLYQQDQPPKLRLISRMLASMELHAGGRLAVMALRPDDFVAAGADRSMTEDLVNEATRLRDTEATLLFTQEAGDLIRVNFRSKRELDVAALASRYGGGGHARAAGARLNGTWEAVVPRVVAEAVEAMGPG, from the coding sequence GTGCTGTACAATCCGCCGATGCTAACCGCGACTCAATTCCAAGACGCCGCCGCGTGGCTGACGGAAACGCGGCGGCCGCTTCTGGTCTCGCATCAGCGTCCCGACGGCGATGCGCTCGGCGCCCTGGCCGCGCTGTCGCTGGTCCTGCGGCAGCGCGGCGTTACGCCGTACGTCGCCCTCTTCGACGCGCTGCCGGTGAAGTACGAATTTCTTCGCGATGCGGCCGTGTGGTGCGTGTGGGAGGATTCGCGCGAGGTGCTGATGTCGGACAGCGACGCGGTCATCGTCGTTGACACTTGCTCGCTGGCGCAAGTCGAGCCGATGATGAAGTGGCTGGCCTCCGCTCCCGCCACGCTCGTGATCGATCACCACGCCACGCGCGACGCGCTCGGCACGCGGCCGGGCGATTTCCGGCTGTTCGACGAGTCGGCCGGAGCGATCTGCCTGGTCTTGCTGGAGTGGTTTGAGTCGATGGGGGCGACCATCGATCCGCTGATGGCGGGCGCGCTGCTCACCGGCATCGGCACGGACTGCGGCTGGTTCCGCTTTTCGAACACGGACGCTCGGATGCTGCGGGCGTCGGCGCGGCTGGTGGAGGCGGGCGCATCGGTCAACGAGCTGCATGCCCGGCTCTACCAGCAGGATCAGCCGCCGAAGCTGCGGCTCATCTCGCGCATGCTGGCGTCGATGGAGCTGCATGCCGGCGGGCGGCTGGCCGTGATGGCGCTTCGCCCGGATGATTTCGTCGCGGCCGGCGCCGATCGCTCAATGACGGAGGACCTTGTGAACGAGGCCACCCGGCTGCGCGACACGGAGGCCACGCTGCTGTTCACGCAGGAGGCCGGCGACCTGATCCGGGTCAACTTCCGCTCGAAGCGCGAGCTGGACGTGGCGGCGCTGGCCAGCCGTTACGGCGGCGGCGGGCACGCCCGCGCGGCGGGGGCGCGGCTGAACGGGACGTGGGAGGCGGTTGTGCCGCGGGTGGTGGCGGAGGCGGTTGAGGCGATGGGTCCTGGCTAG
- a CDS encoding putative acyl-CoA thioester hydrolase, which translates to MDTQDACCPAIRVMMMPRDTNAHGTIFGGVILSYIDQAGAIEARKHTPHKFVTVAMNSVEFKKPVYVGDVLSFNTRLTKVGRTSMTIHVSVEAERFTDPRTLISVTEATLVYVAVNDHGIPVPLGMETA; encoded by the coding sequence ATGGACACGCAAGACGCCTGCTGCCCCGCCATCCGTGTCATGATGATGCCGCGCGACACCAACGCTCACGGCACGATCTTCGGCGGCGTCATCCTCAGCTACATCGACCAGGCCGGCGCCATCGAGGCCCGCAAGCACACGCCGCACAAATTCGTCACGGTGGCGATGAACAGCGTCGAGTTCAAGAAACCGGTCTACGTCGGCGACGTGCTCAGCTTCAACACCAGGCTGACGAAGGTGGGCCGCACGTCCATGACGATTCACGTCAGCGTCGAGGCCGAGCGCTTCACCGACCCGCGCACGCTGATTTCAGTCACTGAAGCCACGCTCGTCTACGTGGCGGTCAACGATCACGGAATTCCGGTGCCGCTTGGCATGGAGACCGCCTGA
- a CDS encoding Helix-turn-helix domain protein, producing MRELVTPRQVARAIGVSEASLKRWCDKGHITCVRTAGGHRRLPVDAVLDFLRRHRRTLVHPELLRLPPASGNGELGAERSAKHVLTALCRGQEDHVRQIVAELFLAGHSACSICDDVLTPAMHRIGERWQASEVCVYQERRACELCLDVIAMLRRMIPPPGEHAPLAIGGTLEGDAYALPGAMVELALREAGWRAESHGSGLPADTLREALRAKRPVLMWLSVSSVADPERFIAQYGRLYSLASEMGVAIVVGGRALLDGLRKRIRYCAYCDTLAHLVTFACTISRPAHGAGTES from the coding sequence ATGCGCGAGTTGGTCACACCCAGGCAGGTGGCGCGGGCGATCGGCGTCAGCGAGGCTTCCCTGAAACGCTGGTGCGACAAGGGACACATCACGTGTGTCCGCACCGCCGGGGGACACCGCCGGTTGCCGGTTGACGCTGTGCTGGATTTTCTTCGTCGCCATCGTCGCACCCTGGTGCATCCGGAGCTGCTGCGGCTGCCGCCGGCCTCGGGAAATGGAGAGCTTGGGGCGGAGCGCTCGGCGAAGCATGTGCTCACCGCGCTGTGCAGGGGGCAGGAGGACCACGTCCGGCAGATCGTCGCGGAGCTGTTCCTGGCGGGGCATAGCGCGTGCAGCATCTGCGACGACGTGCTCACGCCGGCGATGCACCGGATCGGCGAGCGCTGGCAGGCGTCCGAGGTCTGCGTGTACCAGGAGAGGCGGGCGTGCGAGCTGTGCCTGGATGTGATCGCGATGCTGCGGCGGATGATTCCGCCGCCGGGCGAGCACGCGCCGCTGGCGATCGGTGGGACGCTGGAGGGGGATGCCTATGCGTTGCCCGGCGCGATGGTCGAGCTGGCGCTGCGCGAGGCGGGCTGGCGGGCTGAGTCGCACGGAAGCGGGCTGCCGGCCGATACGCTGCGCGAGGCGCTGCGGGCCAAGAGACCGGTGCTGATGTGGTTGAGCGTGTCGTCGGTGGCGGATCCGGAGCGGTTCATCGCGCAGTACGGCCGGCTGTATTCCCTGGCCAGCGAAATGGGCGTGGCGATCGTGGTGGGAGGACGGGCGCTGTTGGACGGACTGCGAAAGCGGATCCGGTACTGCGCGTATTGCGATACGCTGGCGCACCTGGTGACGTTCGCGTGCACCATCTCGCGCCCGGCGCACGGCGCCGGAACAGAATCGTGA
- the gph gene encoding Phosphoglycolate phosphatase — translation MPAPSTPPAACVFDLDGTLVDSLRDIGESVNECLELLGIGPIVLERYRYLVGEGIPLLCRRAIGDAHPHLVERLIELARPRYRTRLLRHTRPYAGVNELIGRLCRADIKLGVLSNKPHDMTGRIVRAFWPTEFQEVWGYVEEAGRKPDPTRLLSICARFGVSPRETWLIGDTPTDIETARRAGVVGVGVTWGFRTDADLREAGAAWIVDVPAELAIGD, via the coding sequence ATGCCCGCACCTTCGACGCCGCCAGCCGCGTGTGTTTTCGACCTCGACGGCACGCTGGTCGACTCATTACGAGACATCGGCGAGTCGGTCAACGAATGCCTCGAACTGCTGGGAATCGGGCCGATTGTCCTCGAACGATACCGGTATCTCGTTGGGGAGGGAATCCCGCTGCTTTGCCGCCGGGCGATTGGCGACGCCCATCCACACCTGGTGGAACGGCTGATCGAGCTGGCGCGCCCGCGCTACCGCACCCGCCTGTTGCGGCACACTCGCCCGTACGCGGGGGTCAATGAACTTATCGGACGACTGTGCCGCGCGGATATCAAGCTCGGCGTGCTTTCGAACAAGCCGCATGACATGACCGGCAGGATCGTGCGCGCGTTCTGGCCGACTGAATTTCAAGAAGTGTGGGGCTACGTCGAGGAGGCCGGCAGGAAGCCCGATCCAACGCGGCTCTTGTCCATCTGCGCGCGCTTCGGCGTCTCGCCGCGGGAGACGTGGCTGATCGGCGACACGCCGACGGACATCGAGACGGCGCGGCGCGCCGGCGTCGTGGGCGTCGGCGTGACGTGGGGATTCCGTACGGACGCCGATCTTCGCGAGGCGGGCGCGGCGTGGATCGTCGACGTGCCGGCGGAGCTTGCCATCGGCGATTGA